A stretch of Haloarcula marismortui ATCC 43049 DNA encodes these proteins:
- a CDS encoding DUF7471 family protein — protein sequence MVITAAAAGTAVLLGLAIGAFVQRQSRPYLLIVAALAALLGRSAVAGISIVGLFSQAEHHLLEHGLDVILVALVIAAVYHSRTISNETNFDT from the coding sequence GTGGTGATCACCGCCGCGGCTGCGGGTACAGCGGTACTTCTGGGACTTGCGATCGGCGCGTTCGTTCAACGCCAATCCCGTCCATATCTGTTAATCGTCGCTGCATTGGCTGCCCTTCTTGGACGCTCTGCGGTTGCGGGGATCTCCATCGTAGGCCTGTTTTCACAAGCCGAGCATCACCTCCTCGAACACGGGCTTGATGTCATTCTTGTAGCGCTCGTTATTGCTGCAGTCTATCACTCCCGAACCATTTCGAACGAGACCAACTTCGATACATGA
- a CDS encoding winged helix-turn-helix transcriptional regulator — protein MTHQRDRIHEYIATHPGEHFNALTRRLDLAPGQVQYHLRKLQNQERVVNLPLYGRTHYYTPEYDAWERGAIAVLRRETARDILFCVLEQGTSSPNAVTESLGIARGTLEWHLDHLTEQNLIEKHRDVNNHVTLVAAERTETARLLEEISPSLSDRMIDRFTRLVDNLLADGS, from the coding sequence ATGACACACCAACGTGACCGAATTCACGAGTATATTGCCACCCACCCTGGAGAACACTTCAACGCGCTCACGCGGAGACTCGACCTCGCACCAGGACAGGTACAGTACCATCTCAGGAAACTCCAGAATCAAGAGAGAGTGGTCAACCTACCTCTCTATGGCCGGACCCACTATTACACACCGGAATATGATGCGTGGGAGCGGGGAGCAATCGCTGTCCTTCGCCGGGAAACAGCACGCGACATCTTATTCTGTGTTCTCGAACAGGGAACATCCAGCCCGAACGCTGTCACAGAGTCCCTCGGGATTGCTCGGGGAACCCTTGAGTGGCACTTGGATCATTTGACGGAACAGAATCTCATCGAGAAACACCGAGATGTCAATAATCACGTGACGCTGGTCGCAGCCGAGCGGACTGAGACCGCTCGCCTCCTCGAAGAGATCTCCCCCTCGCTGTCCGATCGGATGATCGACCGGTTCACCCGCCTCGTCGATAACCTATTGGCGGATGGATCGTAA
- a CDS encoding DNA-binding protein: MSDLIVKAAVKDALSDNNVSADFYDTLNEEVAELLDDAAERAESNDRKTVQPRDL; this comes from the coding sequence ATGTCTGACCTAATCGTCAAAGCAGCCGTGAAGGACGCACTCTCGGACAACAACGTCTCGGCAGATTTCTACGACACGCTCAACGAGGAGGTCGCCGAACTGCTCGACGACGCCGCAGAGCGTGCCGAGTCCAACGACCGGAAGACGGTCCAGCCCCGCGACCTGTAG
- a CDS encoding PadR family transcriptional regulator, whose amino-acid sequence MHDLTGFQRDILYVTAGLKEPHGLAIKDELDDYYEQEINHGRLYPNLDDLVDKGLLEKGELDRRTNVYTVTQRGQREIEARREWETQYLGTVDSGTA is encoded by the coding sequence ATGCACGATCTAACTGGGTTCCAGCGGGACATCTTGTATGTAACGGCCGGGCTCAAGGAACCACACGGGCTCGCAATCAAAGACGAACTCGACGACTACTACGAACAGGAGATCAACCACGGGCGCCTCTATCCGAATCTCGACGACCTCGTCGACAAAGGACTGCTCGAGAAGGGTGAACTCGACAGGCGGACGAACGTATACACAGTTACACAGCGCGGTCAGCGTGAAATAGAGGCACGTCGTGAGTGGGAAACCCAGTATCTGGGAACCGTGGACTCAGGGACTGCATAG
- a CDS encoding iron transporter — protein MNRRTFLKQGTALSGGLVLSGCLGRLGFETQSAWRDPPIVEDRPDAVYYPAIIEGMGMYGTTTAGSLGFALMHSFPHRFWNLTGSRKTKVVVQSDDSVHLMASVWDTETETILPVDVSVEISNSDGRVSSTNLWPMISPNMGFHYGDNIALPGEGQYDVTLQVGPLQTARTSPFNGRFTEGQSATMQFTFDTDETYNLEIRRLGDKAGTRGTVDLMDMEMIPEPVVPTKSELPGRLLHEGQSGDATMLVALVDGDHRFSDTEGPFLIVSPRTPYNRVMLPRMALSATLDRGGDTITQGTLQASLDPDLGSFYGMGIDELKTGDTVRITVETPPQLARHDGYETAFLDMDPIEFTAE, from the coding sequence ATGAATCGGAGAACGTTTCTCAAACAGGGGACTGCTCTCTCGGGGGGCCTGGTACTGTCTGGTTGCCTGGGGCGGCTCGGATTCGAGACGCAGTCTGCATGGCGTGATCCACCGATCGTGGAGGATCGACCTGACGCGGTCTACTATCCGGCAATCATCGAAGGGATGGGAATGTACGGAACGACGACGGCAGGCAGTCTCGGATTTGCACTGATGCACTCCTTCCCGCACCGTTTCTGGAACCTCACTGGCTCACGAAAGACGAAAGTCGTCGTTCAGTCGGATGATTCGGTGCATCTGATGGCGAGTGTCTGGGACACCGAGACGGAGACGATCCTCCCGGTCGACGTCTCTGTCGAAATCAGTAACAGCGACGGTCGAGTGTCCTCGACCAACCTCTGGCCGATGATCTCGCCGAATATGGGGTTCCACTACGGCGACAATATCGCTCTCCCGGGGGAAGGACAGTACGATGTGACGCTCCAGGTTGGCCCGTTGCAGACAGCTCGTACGAGTCCATTCAACGGGCGATTTACAGAGGGACAGTCTGCCACGATGCAGTTCACGTTCGATACGGATGAGACGTACAATTTGGAGATTCGCCGGTTAGGGGACAAAGCAGGCACCCGTGGGACAGTCGATCTAATGGATATGGAAATGATTCCTGAACCGGTCGTGCCGACAAAATCCGAGCTTCCCGGTCGACTACTCCACGAAGGGCAATCCGGTGACGCAACGATGCTGGTTGCTCTCGTTGACGGTGACCATCGGTTTAGTGATACTGAAGGACCCTTCCTAATCGTTTCTCCACGCACACCCTACAATCGCGTGATGCTTCCGAGGATGGCTCTTTCAGCAACACTCGACCGTGGAGGGGATACAATCACACAAGGGACACTCCAAGCGTCCCTTGATCCTGACCTCGGGAGTTTCTATGGGATGGGTATTGATGAACTCAAGACTGGCGATACGGTCAGAATCACTGTAGAGACACCACCCCAACTGGCGCGCCACGACGGCTACGAAACCGCGTTTCTCGACATGGACCCGATTGAGTTCACTGCCGAGTGA
- a CDS encoding DUF7541 family protein translates to MSDSEDTDSTFTGASPWPLFVAIGFALSEVGVVLGLRPVSVAGLLLFVGSVAGILTEAEYITEPAKAAGVQGFVLFGIGILLITQNQTGTTIRGQSIAIAGILCLVGALVWVGFVRRKTRATVSTAETSETTSD, encoded by the coding sequence ATGAGCGATTCCGAAGACACGGATTCAACCTTCACGGGAGCGAGTCCATGGCCACTCTTTGTCGCTATTGGATTTGCTCTCTCGGAGGTCGGTGTCGTTCTCGGCCTTCGTCCTGTCTCTGTTGCGGGACTGTTGTTGTTCGTCGGATCTGTTGCTGGCATTCTCACAGAGGCGGAGTATATTACTGAACCAGCGAAAGCAGCAGGTGTTCAAGGATTCGTCCTCTTCGGCATCGGTATCTTGCTGATCACACAGAACCAGACCGGGACGACAATCCGCGGTCAATCGATTGCGATCGCTGGTATCCTGTGTCTCGTTGGTGCACTTGTCTGGGTAGGCTTCGTTCGAAGGAAGACCCGCGCAACGGTATCGACAGCAGAGACGTCGGAAACAACATCTGATTGA
- the xseA gene encoding exodeoxyribonuclease VII large subunit has protein sequence MADAPDTERQAVEPEAGDVLSVSQLNDRIASVVEDAPALDGVRCIGEVTDLHQNSTALYFTLTDGDAELPCMIWANRYRKMDAELEDGTEVILEGDIDYWTEGGKIDLKPWEVIVVGDGDQAAAVERLRSELEERGWFDDEQKQRPPAFPERVGVVTSLRGDARYDIQSAIHEQDPTVDILVKDATVQGSEAPTSIANGIHHLDRSEDVDSIIVGRGGGSDSNLQAFNTERVAEAIFTANTPIVTAIGHTDDRLIADRVADMAAITPTAAGEYIAKSRNDFLASDIGPLEQQLEAAYETFEQEHEHEQELAEAVEEATAPEGLSPVYYKVAIVVLLVLLLLITALWLGVI, from the coding sequence ATGGCGGACGCACCGGATACTGAACGGCAGGCGGTCGAGCCTGAGGCAGGAGACGTCCTCAGCGTGTCACAGCTGAACGACCGAATCGCCTCGGTCGTCGAGGATGCGCCTGCCCTCGACGGTGTCCGCTGTATTGGCGAAGTCACGGATCTCCATCAGAACAGTACAGCGCTCTACTTCACGCTTACCGATGGCGACGCCGAGCTCCCCTGTATGATCTGGGCAAACCGCTATCGGAAGATGGACGCCGAGCTCGAGGACGGGACTGAGGTCATCCTGGAAGGCGATATCGACTACTGGACTGAAGGCGGGAAAATCGACCTCAAGCCGTGGGAAGTGATCGTCGTCGGCGACGGCGACCAAGCGGCCGCGGTCGAGCGACTGCGCAGCGAGCTCGAAGAGCGTGGCTGGTTCGACGACGAGCAGAAACAGCGCCCGCCAGCGTTTCCGGAACGGGTCGGTGTTGTGACCTCACTCCGAGGGGATGCTCGGTACGACATCCAGAGCGCGATCCACGAGCAAGACCCTACAGTCGACATCCTGGTGAAGGATGCGACCGTCCAAGGGTCAGAGGCACCGACGTCTATCGCGAACGGGATTCACCATCTGGACCGCTCCGAGGACGTCGATTCAATTATCGTCGGCCGCGGCGGTGGGAGCGATTCGAACCTTCAGGCGTTCAACACCGAGCGGGTCGCGGAAGCGATCTTCACCGCGAACACCCCGATCGTCACGGCAATTGGCCATACTGACGACCGGCTAATCGCGGATCGGGTAGCGGATATGGCCGCGATCACACCGACAGCGGCCGGCGAGTACATCGCGAAGTCTCGGAATGACTTCCTGGCTAGCGACATTGGCCCGCTTGAGCAACAGCTTGAGGCCGCGTACGAGACCTTTGAACAGGAGCACGAACACGAACAGGAACTGGCCGAGGCAGTCGAAGAGGCGACCGCGCCTGAGGGCCTGTCGCCAGTTTACTACAAGGTTGCAATTGTCGTGCTCCTAGTGCTGTTGCTGCTCATTACTGCACTCTGGCTGGGGGTGATCTAA
- a CDS encoding methyltransferase family protein, whose amino-acid sequence MSSFSDRALLTAVVADVTLILGYAISAVHPDRRVWPIGDSSWRWWFNWSALSVVFAGFPVLGALDRDSFIFTERWSKLTGSGIAALGMGFALSALFELGWMESSGREGELRTNGIYQYTRNPQSVGFITFIVGAIIAVNSRKLAVHGILTILVYALFPFAEEPWLREQYGQEYEQYRKRAPRFIGWNLVKKLITR is encoded by the coding sequence ATGTCCTCGTTCTCAGATCGTGCGCTCCTGACGGCGGTCGTCGCGGATGTCACGCTGATTCTCGGGTACGCCATCAGTGCGGTTCATCCTGACCGTCGAGTGTGGCCCATCGGTGACAGCTCTTGGCGGTGGTGGTTCAATTGGTCAGCGCTCTCCGTCGTGTTCGCTGGGTTTCCCGTGCTGGGCGCGCTCGATCGGGACTCCTTCATTTTCACCGAACGTTGGAGCAAACTCACGGGTAGCGGTATCGCCGCACTCGGGATGGGATTTGCCCTCTCAGCACTCTTCGAACTTGGGTGGATGGAAAGCAGTGGAAGAGAAGGGGAACTTCGGACGAACGGTATCTACCAGTACACGCGCAACCCTCAGAGCGTGGGATTCATTACGTTCATCGTCGGCGCGATCATTGCAGTGAACTCCCGGAAACTGGCTGTACACGGCATCTTGACCATCCTCGTGTACGCACTGTTCCCGTTTGCCGAAGAACCGTGGCTGCGAGAGCAGTATGGCCAGGAATACGAGCAATACCGCAAGCGGGCCCCCCGATTTATCGGGTGGAACTTGGTGAAGAAGCTCATCACCAGATAG
- a CDS encoding DUF7333 family protein, which produces MEFDNTKTVIAFGVLLTLIIGGTMMSPTSKSTVMMVSVGLVVFGVFTLFLEVKHGEYRANHT; this is translated from the coding sequence ATGGAATTCGATAACACGAAAACGGTAATCGCGTTCGGGGTCCTGCTCACCCTCATAATTGGTGGGACGATGATGAGTCCGACGAGCAAAAGTACAGTCATGATGGTGAGCGTCGGCCTCGTCGTGTTTGGAGTCTTTACGCTCTTCCTCGAGGTCAAACACGGTGAGTATCGAGCAAACCATACTTAG
- a CDS encoding twin-arginine translocation signal domain-containing protein, which translates to MTDERGIPRREFLKSAVAIGGAAAFSACLGREDVDVPTGPDDLSSYPQRQHAWNEALPRDDHGNVVAPSHRVLLYLNYRRDGPPNEDDRDQVETALRGIEHAYERSGGGLLLTVSYSPAYFDRFDESLPEDVDLPDPEALAPFEDPEFDTPDAVVHLASNTAQVVLGAEEALKGNKSTLNGVDQPDATLTDVFSIADRRTGFIGDGLPAENADDAEGVPADKVPEDAPLFMGFKSGFKKNQASEDRVTIQSGPFAGGTTQHISKLQLNLNQWYNQDDRWQREAKMFCPYHAENDVIEGAGDNLGTSSKIDDCQPTDETAREMGVVGHSQKSARARDDDDSPLILRRDFDSTDGETASLHFLALQRRITDFVDTREAMNGTDVTEQSAVGQRNNNGILQYIRTERRGNFLVPPRSLRSLPPARPVENAQEVTHESS; encoded by the coding sequence ATGACTGATGAGAGAGGTATCCCTCGCAGAGAATTCCTCAAGTCGGCCGTCGCTATCGGAGGCGCAGCGGCATTCAGTGCCTGTTTAGGCCGTGAAGATGTTGACGTCCCAACAGGGCCGGATGATCTCTCGTCGTATCCACAACGTCAGCACGCTTGGAATGAGGCCCTCCCACGGGACGACCACGGGAACGTCGTCGCTCCGAGCCATCGTGTGCTCCTCTATCTAAATTACCGACGAGACGGGCCCCCGAACGAAGACGACCGTGACCAAGTTGAAACAGCTCTCCGTGGGATCGAACACGCCTACGAGCGAAGCGGGGGCGGGTTATTGCTCACGGTGAGTTATTCTCCGGCATACTTCGACCGATTCGACGAATCGCTTCCCGAAGACGTTGACCTCCCTGATCCAGAAGCACTTGCGCCGTTTGAGGATCCCGAGTTCGATACGCCCGATGCAGTCGTCCATCTCGCGAGTAACACGGCACAGGTGGTGCTCGGTGCCGAAGAAGCCCTCAAAGGGAACAAATCAACCCTCAACGGTGTCGATCAGCCTGACGCTACACTGACCGATGTTTTCTCAATCGCCGACCGGCGGACGGGCTTTATTGGGGACGGGTTGCCGGCGGAGAATGCTGACGATGCAGAGGGTGTTCCGGCAGATAAGGTCCCAGAGGACGCGCCGCTGTTTATGGGATTCAAATCGGGATTCAAAAAGAACCAGGCCAGTGAAGATCGCGTGACAATCCAGTCGGGGCCGTTCGCCGGTGGAACGACCCAGCACATCTCCAAGCTCCAGCTCAATCTCAATCAGTGGTACAATCAGGACGATCGCTGGCAGCGTGAGGCGAAGATGTTCTGTCCGTACCACGCCGAGAACGACGTAATCGAGGGCGCTGGAGACAATCTCGGAACCAGCAGCAAAATCGACGACTGTCAGCCAACGGATGAGACGGCCCGCGAGATGGGCGTCGTCGGTCACTCCCAGAAATCCGCCCGCGCTCGCGATGACGATGACTCGCCTCTCATCCTTCGGCGCGACTTCGATTCTACCGACGGTGAAACCGCCAGCCTCCACTTCCTTGCGCTCCAGCGACGGATCACCGACTTCGTCGACACGAGAGAAGCGATGAATGGCACTGACGTCACCGAGCAGTCGGCCGTCGGTCAGCGAAACAACAACGGCATCCTGCAGTACATCCGAACGGAGCGTCGCGGTAATTTCCTCGTCCCCCCACGGTCGTTGCGTTCGCTGCCGCCTGCGCGACCGGTCGAGAACGCACAGGAGGTGACGCATGAATCGTCGTGA
- a CDS encoding iron transporter yields the protein MNRRDVLRAVGGTSLVGLAGCTGLFETRSARAPPLPENRPDAVYYPTHYEGMKMPGMKEQGGYSCALTYSYAHRFWLMKPNGITKVEIQSEDSIHLMPVVWETQTGIIPPDINPQLTITQDGEQVDQFAPWPMLSQPMGFHFGDNAQLQGDGTYTVEVSIGGPSTRRTGSLAENQGNASFTFEFEFSESTLNEISYTDIPDDREGTKGAVDLMDMEMLPSSQVPTPDALPGDVRGSGTSGDAKFVVTILEDASRFGGDEEQRYLAVSPRTPYNRTMLPMMSLSGTLHRDGMSVFDGILQATIDPELRYHYGATVADVQTGDELTITVDSPPQTARHEGYETAFVDMPDVQVTL from the coding sequence ATGAATCGTCGTGACGTGCTTCGGGCGGTCGGGGGCACGTCACTCGTGGGGCTCGCGGGGTGTACCGGCCTGTTTGAGACGCGGTCAGCGCGGGCACCACCGCTCCCCGAGAACCGCCCGGACGCAGTCTACTATCCGACCCACTACGAGGGCATGAAAATGCCCGGAATGAAGGAACAGGGCGGGTACAGTTGTGCGCTCACGTACTCGTATGCGCACCGGTTCTGGCTGATGAAGCCGAATGGGATCACGAAGGTCGAGATTCAATCCGAAGATTCGATTCACCTGATGCCGGTCGTTTGGGAGACACAGACGGGGATCATCCCACCCGATATCAATCCACAGCTCACGATTACACAGGACGGCGAGCAGGTCGACCAGTTCGCACCGTGGCCGATGCTCTCCCAGCCGATGGGGTTTCACTTCGGCGATAACGCACAGCTCCAGGGCGACGGCACATACACTGTCGAGGTCAGCATCGGCGGGCCGTCGACGCGACGGACGGGGTCGCTGGCCGAGAATCAGGGGAACGCCTCGTTCACGTTCGAGTTCGAATTCAGCGAATCGACGCTCAACGAGATCTCGTATACGGACATTCCCGACGACAGAGAAGGCACGAAGGGTGCTGTCGACCTGATGGACATGGAGATGTTACCGAGTTCGCAAGTGCCGACACCGGACGCGCTCCCGGGGGACGTTCGTGGCTCGGGGACGAGTGGGGACGCGAAGTTCGTGGTTACGATCCTCGAAGACGCGTCACGTTTCGGTGGGGACGAGGAGCAGAGGTATCTCGCTGTTTCTCCGCGCACACCCTACAATCGAACGATGCTGCCGATGATGTCGCTTTCGGGAACACTGCACCGTGACGGGATGTCAGTGTTCGACGGAATTCTACAGGCAACCATCGATCCAGAGCTCCGCTATCACTACGGAGCGACGGTCGCAGATGTACAGACGGGAGATGAGCTGACGATCACGGTCGATTCGCCCCCACAAACAGCTCGCCATGAAGGATACGAGACAGCCTTCGTTGATATGCCAGATGTGCAGGTGACGTTGTAG
- the xseB gene encoding exodeoxyribonuclease VII small subunit, producing MAKDTDIRSRMNRIEEIIDQLDADEVSLDEGSELYEEGQELLTEIRERLHEGQGEVIEIK from the coding sequence ATGGCAAAAGACACGGACATCAGGAGTCGGATGAACCGAATCGAAGAGATTATCGACCAACTCGACGCGGATGAGGTGTCACTTGATGAAGGGAGTGAGCTGTACGAGGAAGGGCAGGAGTTACTAACTGAAATCCGCGAGCGACTCCACGAAGGCCAGGGCGAGGTCATCGAGATCAAATGA